A stretch of the Anaeromyxobacter sp. genome encodes the following:
- the ftsE gene encoding cell division ATP-binding protein FtsE: MIQLFHVTKEYPGEPPALSDVTLEVEKGEFVFLTGPSGAGKSTLLKLIFCAEPPSSGQVLLFGRNLARITPREVPFVRRHIGVVFQDFKLLEDRTVAENAALPLEVRGLADQELRRRVRGLLRSVGLEHRADKFPPSLSGGEQQRVAVARALAGDPQLLLADEPTGNLDGARTLEVMELLAAANARGTTVLIATHDRGLLERYKRRVVELDRGRVVSDGAAVRRMGG; encoded by the coding sequence ATGATCCAGCTCTTCCACGTCACCAAGGAGTACCCGGGCGAGCCGCCCGCGCTCTCCGACGTGACGCTGGAGGTGGAGAAGGGCGAGTTCGTCTTCCTGACCGGGCCCTCCGGCGCGGGAAAGTCCACCCTGCTCAAGCTCATCTTCTGCGCCGAGCCCCCCAGCAGCGGGCAGGTGCTCCTCTTCGGCCGCAACCTGGCGCGCATCACGCCGCGCGAGGTGCCCTTCGTGCGCCGCCACATCGGGGTGGTCTTCCAGGACTTCAAGCTGCTGGAGGACCGGACGGTCGCGGAGAACGCGGCCCTGCCGCTCGAGGTGCGGGGCCTGGCCGACCAGGAGCTGCGCCGGCGGGTGCGCGGCCTGCTGCGCTCGGTGGGGCTGGAGCACCGCGCCGACAAGTTCCCCCCCTCGCTCTCCGGCGGCGAGCAGCAGCGGGTGGCGGTGGCGCGGGCGCTGGCCGGCGACCCGCAGCTCCTGCTGGCCGACGAGCCCACCGGCAACCTCGACGGCGCGCGCACGCTGGAGGTCATGGAGCTGCTGGCGGCCGCCAACGCGCGCGGCACCACCGTGCTCATCGCCACCCACGACCGCGGCCTGCTGGAGCGCTACAAGCGGCGGGTGGTGGAGCTGGACCGTGGCCGGGTGGTGTCGGACGGCGCGGCGGTGCGGAGGATGGGGGGCTGA
- a CDS encoding peptidoglycan DD-metalloendopeptidase family protein, with translation MTALAALLGLALAADPRAQLDALQARGRAAAAAARLLADQEASVLDGLDAVEVAAAAAAQEAERAEAERAAAERRLARAAEAEEAATGRLQARLAELRPRLRARARLGAAGELVALLSAPSLAELVQRRWLLGRILARDAALVSAARAARDEREASRRDRQAEATRLAAAVEAARARQALASERQEERRSLLAALRGARALQERVAAEATGQARRLAAFVATLPPSRTGGPARSGFAARQGRLVPPADGPVTVGFGKVVNPKFNTVTVQNGLDIQAPAGAPVHAVAPGRVVHAGWFKGYGNLVIVDHGEGYHSLVAHLGAMRTAMGEEVEAGAVLGTVGDSGSLKGDYLYFELRERGRPVDPGPWLAR, from the coding sequence GTGACCGCCCTCGCCGCGCTGCTCGGCCTCGCCCTGGCCGCCGACCCGCGGGCCCAGCTCGACGCGCTGCAGGCGCGGGGCCGGGCGGCCGCCGCCGCGGCGCGGCTGCTGGCCGACCAGGAGGCCTCGGTGCTCGACGGGCTCGACGCCGTGGAGGTGGCGGCGGCCGCCGCCGCCCAGGAGGCGGAGCGGGCCGAGGCGGAGCGGGCCGCGGCCGAGCGGCGCCTGGCCAGGGCCGCCGAGGCGGAGGAGGCGGCGACCGGGCGGCTCCAGGCGCGGCTGGCCGAGCTCCGCCCGCGGCTCCGGGCGCGGGCCCGGCTGGGGGCGGCCGGCGAGCTGGTGGCGCTGCTCTCGGCCCCGTCGCTGGCCGAGCTGGTGCAGCGGCGCTGGCTGCTGGGGCGCATCCTGGCGCGCGACGCCGCCCTGGTCTCGGCGGCCCGCGCCGCCCGGGACGAGCGCGAGGCCTCGCGCCGGGATCGGCAGGCCGAGGCCACCCGGCTGGCGGCGGCGGTGGAGGCGGCGCGGGCCCGCCAGGCGCTGGCCAGCGAGCGGCAGGAGGAGCGGCGCAGCCTGCTGGCGGCGCTGCGCGGCGCCCGCGCCCTGCAGGAGCGCGTCGCCGCCGAGGCCACCGGGCAGGCGCGGCGCCTGGCGGCCTTCGTGGCCACCCTGCCGCCGTCCCGGACCGGCGGCCCGGCGCGCAGCGGCTTCGCGGCGCGCCAGGGGCGGCTGGTGCCGCCGGCCGACGGGCCGGTGACGGTGGGGTTCGGCAAGGTGGTCAACCCCAAGTTCAACACCGTCACCGTGCAGAACGGCCTCGACATCCAGGCGCCGGCGGGCGCCCCGGTGCACGCGGTGGCCCCGGGGCGGGTGGTCCACGCCGGGTGGTTCAAGGGGTACGGCAACCTGGTGATCGTGGACCACGGCGAGGGCTACCACTCGCTGGTGGCGCACCTGGGCGCCATGCGCACCGCCATGGGCGAGGAGGTCGAGGCCGGCGCGGTGCTCGGCACGGTGGGCGACTCCGGCTCGCTCAAGGGGGACTACCTCTACTTCGAGCTGCGCGAGCGGGGCAGGCCGGTCGATCCCGGGCCGTGGCTGGCCAGGTAG
- a CDS encoding HAD family hydrolase, with protein sequence MRRPAALLFDIDGTLLRASGAGRRAFERALGDHAGGPIDGAIRSLKFDGMTDRGIVRESLRLLGRTFDEAACAAILDRYVAHLQGEISAPGFRVLPGVVDLLTALTARRTPYGLCTGNVVAGARVKLARGDLERFFDWGPAGMHGFAADGEERALVVAAAVRRVAAALGRPVAPAEVLVIGDTPRDVLAAHAVGCPALCVTTGNFDEAALRAAGADAVIPDLADPAARALLLEAGAAQA encoded by the coding sequence ATGAGGCGCCCGGCCGCGCTGCTCTTCGACATCGACGGCACCCTGCTGCGCGCCAGCGGGGCGGGCCGGCGGGCCTTCGAGCGGGCCCTGGGCGACCACGCCGGCGGGCCCATCGACGGCGCCATCCGCTCGCTCAAGTTCGACGGCATGACCGACCGGGGCATCGTGCGCGAGTCGCTCCGGCTGCTGGGCCGCACCTTCGACGAGGCGGCCTGCGCCGCCATCCTCGACCGCTACGTGGCCCACCTGCAGGGCGAGATCTCCGCCCCGGGCTTCCGGGTCCTGCCGGGCGTGGTCGACCTGCTGACGGCGCTCACGGCGCGCCGCACCCCCTACGGCCTGTGCACCGGGAACGTGGTGGCGGGCGCCCGGGTCAAGCTGGCCCGCGGCGACCTGGAGCGCTTCTTCGACTGGGGTCCGGCGGGCATGCACGGCTTCGCGGCCGACGGCGAGGAGCGCGCGCTGGTGGTGGCCGCGGCGGTGCGCCGGGTGGCGGCGGCCCTGGGGCGGCCGGTGGCGCCCGCCGAGGTGCTGGTCATCGGCGACACCCCACGCGACGTCCTGGCCGCCCACGCGGTGGGCTGCCCGGCCCTGTGCGTCACCACCGGCAACTTCGACGAGGCCGCCCTGCGCGCCGCCGGCGCCGACGCCGTCATCCCCGACCTGGCCGACCCGGCGGCGCGGGCGCTCCTGCTGGAGGCCGGGGCGGCGCAGGCCTGA
- a CDS encoding TonB C-terminal domain-containing protein: MSGAGQSALGGADRLWPAVVASVAAHAVLLALAAVARPPAPLEAGQRPITAKLVRLGEPRPKELLPRKEAPPPPAATTSQPAPAPPPAPAPPSPKAVAVAAPKAAAPPRPAPAPAAQAGRTEQPGQPAGSRLRSVMSDLSRELQAGRADGSPDGDASDAGEGDQYLGQVVRQLRQSYRLPSTISDRERVSLQGTVVLFVEPDGRVSRYELVRRSGNPAFDEALERAVRAARLPPPPAAARELYRRTGLEVLFKI; encoded by the coding sequence GTGAGCGGGGCCGGCCAGAGCGCCCTCGGCGGCGCCGACCGGCTCTGGCCGGCGGTGGTGGCCTCGGTGGCCGCCCACGCCGTCCTGCTGGCGCTGGCCGCGGTGGCGCGGCCGCCCGCGCCGCTCGAGGCGGGCCAGCGCCCCATCACGGCCAAGCTGGTCCGGCTCGGCGAGCCCCGGCCCAAGGAGCTGCTGCCGCGCAAGGAGGCGCCGCCGCCGCCGGCCGCCACCACCAGCCAGCCGGCGCCGGCCCCTCCCCCGGCGCCCGCGCCGCCCTCCCCCAAGGCCGTGGCGGTGGCCGCCCCGAAGGCCGCCGCGCCGCCCCGGCCCGCGCCGGCCCCGGCGGCCCAGGCTGGCCGGACCGAGCAGCCGGGCCAGCCCGCCGGCTCGCGCCTCCGCAGCGTCATGTCCGACCTGTCCCGCGAGCTGCAGGCCGGGCGCGCCGACGGCAGCCCCGACGGCGACGCCTCCGACGCCGGCGAGGGCGACCAGTACCTCGGCCAGGTGGTGCGGCAGCTCCGGCAGAGCTACCGCCTCCCCTCCACCATCTCCGACCGCGAGCGGGTCTCGCTGCAGGGCACGGTGGTGCTCTTCGTCGAGCCGGACGGCCGCGTCAGCCGCTACGAGCTGGTGCGCCGCTCCGGCAACCCGGCCTTCGACGAGGCGCTGGAGCGCGCCGTGCGCGCCGCCCGCCTCCCCCCACCTCCCGCCGCGGCCCGCGAGCTGTACCGCCGGACCGGGCTGGAGGTCCTCTTCAAGATCTGA
- a CDS encoding GNAT family N-acetyltransferase: protein MDQHPALPPLDAPRLVIRPAGRRDAPALQRVLEGAPGYHEATEGGPADPGAADHLLDEAEADPLRRVWLVAARRDGAPVGLLDVWLDQPEPGTAHLGLLVLREAVQGQGYGAEAAAALERGLAAAGFGTLRLSVGDENPGAQAFWTRLGFAAVGRLDRGVTVYEKALAG from the coding sequence ATGGACCAGCACCCCGCCCTGCCCCCGCTCGACGCGCCCCGCCTGGTCATCCGGCCGGCCGGGCGCCGCGACGCGCCGGCGCTGCAGCGGGTGCTGGAGGGCGCCCCCGGCTACCACGAGGCCACCGAGGGTGGCCCGGCCGACCCGGGCGCCGCCGACCACCTGCTCGACGAGGCGGAGGCCGACCCGCTGCGGCGGGTCTGGCTGGTGGCGGCCCGGCGCGACGGCGCGCCGGTGGGGCTGCTCGACGTCTGGCTCGACCAGCCGGAGCCCGGCACCGCCCACCTCGGGCTGCTGGTGCTGCGCGAGGCCGTGCAGGGGCAGGGCTACGGCGCCGAGGCCGCGGCCGCCCTGGAGCGCGGGCTGGCGGCGGCGGGCTTCGGCACCCTGCGCCTCTCGGTGGGCGACGAGAACCCCGGCGCCCAGGCGTTCTGGACGCGCCTGGGGTTCGCCGCGGTGGGGCGGCTGGACCGCGGCGTCACGGTCTACGAGAAGGCGCTGGCCGGGTAG
- the tolR gene encoding protein TolR gives MALSSGSGGGRTTLTEINVTPMVDVMLVLLIIFMVAAPLIQQGVQVNLPEVRAKAIDAPEEKLVLSIKADRTLWLGGGEEAARVPAERLEEVLRANARAQKEKELFLMADKSLPYGVVVDVMATVQRAGITSMGMITNPQPERVRPKGAEAGAR, from the coding sequence GTGGCCCTCTCCAGCGGCAGCGGCGGCGGCCGCACCACCCTCACCGAGATCAACGTCACCCCCATGGTCGACGTGATGCTGGTCCTGCTCATCATCTTCATGGTGGCGGCGCCGCTCATCCAGCAGGGCGTGCAGGTGAACCTGCCGGAGGTCCGCGCCAAGGCCATCGACGCGCCCGAGGAGAAGCTGGTCCTCTCCATCAAGGCCGACCGGACGCTCTGGCTGGGCGGCGGCGAGGAGGCGGCGCGGGTGCCGGCGGAGCGGCTGGAGGAGGTGCTGCGGGCCAACGCCCGCGCCCAGAAGGAGAAGGAGCTGTTCCTCATGGCCGACAAGTCGCTGCCCTACGGGGTGGTGGTGGACGTCATGGCGACGGTCCAGCGGGCCGGCATCACCAGCATGGGGATGATCACCAACCCGCAGCCGGAGCGGGTGCGTCCCAAGGGAGCGGAGGCCGGCGCCCGGTGA
- a CDS encoding glycosyltransferase has translation MSTLELSVFLAYSCLLLVLSLYGSHRIRMVYLYYRHKFRLPTPAGRFAELPRITVQLPMFNELYVAERVIDAACKLEYPADRLEIQVLDDSTDETQGIARACVERWRQQGVDVSYVHRVNRQGFKAGALEHGLTTAKGEFVAVFDADFLPQADYLLRCVHHFTDPRVAVVQARWGHINRGHSLLTRAQAIFLDGHFLVEHSARSGSGVFFNFNGTAGVWRRAAIVDGGGWQHDTITEDLDLSYRTQVKGWKFVFLPDVVTPAELPEDMNAFKAQQHRWAKGSIQVALKLWPMLRQAGLPPEQRKEAFFHLTANLAWVVMIPLAILLPVSCVVRVSHGWFEVLLVDLPFFVMATLSVLMFYAVSQAEQGASWWDRVKHLPFVMALGIGLSVNNARAVVEALMGYETGFVRTPKAGVGGPAAALKKKSGYKAAATLQPLVELALAAYMTYGVAYLIEREVYYSIPFLVLFQVGYGYVALVSIYEGLRGRVLRLARVFAPAGAVE, from the coding sequence ATGAGCACACTCGAGCTGTCGGTCTTCCTCGCCTACTCCTGCCTCCTGCTGGTGCTCTCGCTCTACGGCTCCCACCGGATCCGGATGGTCTACCTGTACTACCGGCACAAGTTCCGGCTGCCGACCCCCGCCGGCCGCTTCGCCGAGCTGCCCCGCATCACCGTGCAGCTGCCCATGTTCAACGAGCTCTACGTGGCGGAGCGGGTCATCGACGCCGCCTGCAAGCTCGAGTATCCGGCCGACCGGCTGGAGATCCAGGTCCTCGACGACTCCACCGACGAGACCCAGGGCATCGCCCGCGCCTGCGTGGAGCGCTGGCGGCAGCAGGGCGTGGACGTCAGCTACGTCCACCGCGTCAACCGCCAGGGCTTCAAGGCCGGCGCGCTGGAGCACGGCCTGACCACCGCCAAGGGCGAGTTCGTGGCGGTCTTCGACGCCGACTTCCTGCCCCAGGCCGACTACCTGCTCCGCTGCGTCCACCACTTCACCGATCCCAGGGTGGCGGTGGTGCAGGCCCGCTGGGGCCACATCAACCGCGGCCACTCGCTCCTGACCCGGGCCCAGGCCATCTTCCTCGACGGCCACTTCCTGGTGGAGCACTCGGCCCGCAGCGGCTCCGGCGTCTTCTTCAACTTCAACGGCACCGCCGGCGTCTGGCGCCGCGCCGCCATCGTGGACGGCGGCGGCTGGCAGCACGACACCATCACCGAGGATCTCGACCTCTCCTACCGGACCCAGGTGAAGGGCTGGAAGTTCGTCTTCCTGCCCGACGTGGTCACCCCGGCCGAGCTGCCCGAGGACATGAACGCCTTCAAGGCCCAGCAGCACCGCTGGGCCAAGGGCTCCATCCAGGTGGCCCTGAAGCTCTGGCCCATGCTGCGCCAGGCCGGCCTGCCGCCCGAGCAGCGCAAGGAGGCCTTCTTCCACCTGACGGCCAACCTGGCCTGGGTGGTGATGATCCCGCTGGCCATCCTGCTCCCCGTCTCCTGCGTGGTGCGCGTCTCCCACGGCTGGTTCGAGGTGCTGCTGGTGGACCTGCCCTTCTTCGTCATGGCCACCCTGTCGGTGCTGATGTTCTACGCCGTCAGCCAGGCCGAGCAGGGCGCCAGCTGGTGGGACCGGGTCAAGCACCTGCCCTTCGTCATGGCCCTGGGCATCGGCCTCTCGGTCAACAACGCCCGCGCCGTGGTCGAGGCGCTCATGGGGTACGAGACCGGCTTCGTGCGCACGCCCAAGGCGGGCGTGGGCGGCCCGGCCGCGGCCCTGAAGAAGAAGAGCGGCTACAAGGCGGCGGCCACCCTGCAGCCGCTGGTGGAGCTGGCCCTGGCGGCCTACATGACCTACGGCGTGGCCTACCTGATCGAGCGGGAGGTCTACTACTCGATCCCCTTCCTGGTGCTCTTCCAGGTGGGCTACGGGTACGTGGCGCTGGTCTCGATCTACGAGGGGCTGCGCGGCCGCGTCCTCCGCCTGGCCCGGGTCTTCGCGCCGGCCGGCGCCGTGGAGTAG
- a CDS encoding cell division protein FtsX, whose protein sequence is MAFRPVHVTRRALQAMVRGPYVTLTGTATILVAVLVTGLFAAALGGLERLVTSWAGQVRLSVYLAPGADLERARAAAAALAPGRVVEAVPAAEGLRRLAASLGEQAGILEGVGPEAIPDAVEVAAPGLRLEEVRALAARLRQVPGAAEVDYGTTWLERLEALLARARLVGLALLGLLALGTAVLVSNTLRLAVFARREEIQIMKLVGATDAYVGAPFLVEGLLQGLLGGGLAAGVLLALHAALAPRLAAASGLAALTRSDVLPWPLLLGLALGGGAIGLVASALALARHLRRT, encoded by the coding sequence ATGGCCTTCCGACCCGTCCACGTCACCCGCCGCGCCCTGCAGGCCATGGTCCGGGGCCCCTACGTCACGCTCACCGGCACCGCGACCATCCTGGTGGCGGTGCTGGTGACCGGCCTGTTCGCCGCGGCCCTGGGCGGGCTGGAGCGGCTGGTCACCTCCTGGGCGGGCCAGGTGCGCCTCTCGGTCTACCTGGCGCCGGGGGCCGACCTGGAGCGGGCGCGGGCGGCGGCCGCCGCGCTGGCGCCGGGCCGGGTGGTGGAGGCCGTGCCGGCGGCCGAGGGGCTGCGCCGGCTGGCCGCCAGCCTGGGAGAGCAGGCCGGCATCCTGGAGGGCGTCGGGCCGGAGGCCATCCCCGACGCCGTGGAGGTGGCCGCCCCGGGCCTCCGGCTGGAGGAGGTGCGGGCGCTGGCGGCGCGCCTGCGGCAGGTGCCGGGCGCCGCCGAGGTGGACTACGGCACCACCTGGCTGGAGCGGCTGGAGGCCCTGCTGGCCCGGGCCCGCCTGGTCGGCCTGGCGCTGCTCGGGCTCCTGGCCCTGGGCACGGCGGTGCTGGTCTCCAACACGCTGCGGCTGGCGGTCTTCGCGCGGCGCGAGGAGATCCAGATCATGAAGCTGGTGGGGGCCACCGACGCCTACGTGGGCGCCCCCTTCCTGGTGGAGGGGCTGCTGCAGGGGCTCCTGGGCGGGGGCCTGGCGGCCGGCGTGCTGCTGGCCCTGCACGCCGCGCTGGCGCCGCGCCTGGCGGCCGCCTCCGGGCTGGCGGCGCTCACCAGGTCCGACGTCCTCCCCTGGCCGCTGCTCCTCGGGCTGGCGCTCGGCGGCGGGGCCATCGGCCTCGTGGCCAGCGCCCTGGCCCTGGCCCGCCACCTGCGCCGCACCTGA
- a CDS encoding S41 family peptidase has protein sequence MRPSPLRRLLGPLLVGAAFLAGLSVNHVAQAARRSETYRPLDVFADVLAHVENSYVEEVDERELVYGAVDGLVGRLDPHSVFLRPEVFKALRDETTGEFDGLGLELTVREGQLTVISPMADSPGERAGIRPGDHIVSIDGSPARDLTLAEAIRRLKGAVGTTVALELMREGFSAPQRLTLVRDRIRLQSVDWRVLDGPRRYAYVRIKAFQERTDRALEKALGEARATLKGELRGLVLDLRNDPGGLLDQAVRVSDRWLTGGVIVTTEGRGRRNVEVEKAREKDTEPAYPLIVLVNKGTASASEIVAGALQDHQRAVIMGTPTFGKGSVQTIIELEDGAGLKLTVARYYTPRHRSIQEHGITPDVVVADAAPQAREDGPGERDLKRHLRNEAGDRAAGPGGAGAAPPGGPGRGAPAEGPGDDYQLRTALDYLKAVDIFKSAGAAPALPR, from the coding sequence ATGCGCCCCTCGCCCCTCCGCCGCCTCCTCGGCCCGCTCCTGGTGGGCGCCGCCTTCCTGGCCGGCCTCTCGGTGAACCACGTGGCCCAGGCCGCCCGCCGGTCGGAGACCTACCGGCCGCTCGACGTCTTCGCCGACGTGCTGGCCCACGTGGAGAACTCCTACGTGGAGGAGGTGGACGAGCGCGAGCTGGTCTACGGCGCGGTGGACGGGCTGGTGGGGCGGCTCGATCCGCACTCGGTCTTCCTCCGGCCGGAGGTCTTCAAGGCGCTGCGCGACGAGACCACCGGCGAGTTCGACGGGCTGGGGCTGGAGCTGACGGTGCGCGAGGGGCAGCTCACCGTCATCTCGCCCATGGCCGACTCGCCCGGGGAGCGGGCCGGCATCCGGCCCGGCGACCACATCGTCTCCATCGACGGCAGCCCGGCCCGCGACCTGACGCTGGCCGAGGCCATCCGCCGCCTGAAGGGGGCGGTGGGCACCACCGTGGCGCTGGAGCTGATGCGCGAGGGGTTCAGCGCCCCGCAGCGGCTCACCCTGGTGCGCGACCGGATCCGGCTGCAGAGCGTGGACTGGCGCGTGCTGGACGGGCCGCGCCGCTACGCCTACGTGCGCATCAAGGCCTTCCAGGAGCGGACCGACCGGGCGCTGGAGAAGGCCCTCGGCGAGGCCCGCGCCACCCTGAAGGGAGAGCTGCGCGGGCTGGTGCTGGACCTGCGCAACGACCCCGGCGGCCTGCTCGACCAGGCGGTGCGGGTCAGCGACCGCTGGCTCACCGGCGGGGTCATCGTCACCACCGAGGGGCGGGGGCGGCGCAACGTGGAGGTGGAGAAGGCGCGCGAGAAGGACACCGAGCCGGCCTACCCGCTCATCGTGCTGGTCAACAAGGGGACCGCCAGCGCCAGCGAGATCGTGGCCGGCGCGCTGCAGGACCACCAGCGGGCGGTCATCATGGGCACGCCCACCTTCGGCAAGGGCTCGGTGCAGACCATCATCGAGCTGGAGGACGGGGCGGGCCTCAAGCTCACCGTGGCCCGCTACTACACGCCGCGCCACCGCTCCATCCAGGAGCACGGCATCACCCCGGACGTGGTGGTGGCCGACGCCGCCCCGCAGGCGCGCGAGGACGGCCCGGGGGAGCGCGACCTGAAGCGCCACCTCCGCAACGAGGCGGGAGACCGGGCGGCCGGGCCCGGTGGCGCCGGGGCCGCCCCGCCCGGCGGGCCCGGGCGCGGCGCGCCGGCGGAGGGGCCGGGCGACGACTACCAGCTGCGCACGGCGCTCGACTACCTGAAGGCGGTGGACATCTTCAAGTCGGCGGGGGCCGCCCCGGCCCTGCCGCGCTGA
- a CDS encoding glutamate racemase: MSGPGAPPRAPRIGIFDSGVGGLTVQRAVLAALPGADTLYLGDTARVPYGTKSAETVTQYSLRNARFLMGQGIDLLVVACNTASAVAMPALRAALPVPVLGVVEPGARAAAAASRGGRVGVIGTPGTVASGAYQAALRAARPGVEVVAVACPLFVPLAEEGWTDPADEVVQGVVRRYLAPLRAAGVDTLVLGCTHYPLLRQAIAAELPGVVLVDSAETVAAEVAALVSAPAGPEGAHRFFVTDAPARFLAVAGRFLGRSVEAAEHVDV, encoded by the coding sequence GTGAGCGGGCCGGGCGCCCCGCCGCGGGCGCCGCGCATCGGCATCTTCGACTCCGGGGTGGGCGGGCTCACCGTGCAGCGCGCCGTGCTGGCGGCGCTGCCCGGCGCCGACACCCTCTACCTGGGCGACACCGCCCGGGTGCCCTACGGCACCAAGTCGGCGGAGACCGTGACGCAGTACTCGCTGCGCAACGCCCGCTTCCTCATGGGGCAGGGCATCGACCTCCTGGTGGTGGCCTGCAACACCGCCTCGGCGGTGGCCATGCCGGCCTTGCGGGCGGCCCTGCCGGTGCCGGTGCTGGGCGTGGTCGAGCCGGGCGCGCGGGCCGCCGCCGCCGCCAGCCGCGGCGGGCGGGTGGGCGTCATCGGCACCCCCGGCACGGTGGCCAGCGGCGCCTACCAGGCCGCGCTGCGCGCCGCCCGGCCGGGCGTGGAGGTGGTGGCGGTGGCCTGCCCGCTCTTCGTGCCCCTGGCCGAGGAGGGCTGGACCGACCCGGCCGACGAGGTGGTGCAGGGCGTGGTGCGCCGCTACCTGGCGCCGCTCCGGGCCGCGGGCGTCGACACCCTGGTGCTGGGCTGCACCCACTACCCGCTGCTCAGGCAGGCCATCGCGGCCGAGCTGCCCGGGGTGGTGCTGGTGGACAGCGCCGAGACGGTGGCCGCCGAGGTGGCCGCCCTGGTGAGCGCGCCGGCCGGCCCGGAGGGCGCGCACCGCTTCTTCGTCACCGACGCGCCGGCCCGCTTCCTGGCCGTGGCGGGCCGCTTCCTGGGCCGGTCGGTCGAGGCGGCGGAGCACGTCGACGTCTAG